A single Cannabis sativa cultivar Pink pepper isolate KNU-18-1 chromosome 7, ASM2916894v1, whole genome shotgun sequence DNA region contains:
- the LOC115696474 gene encoding uncharacterized protein LOC115696474, with amino-acid sequence MGLPRKLCRTKKELKLWNQNVFDFCDKNLRHLRNQLESVQKMSITHSMVAKEAEIQMEILDMEEKMGRILRQKSRENWLQFGDGNSKFFHKSTLIRRRRNYIGAVRDGEGQWIRGRGDIGKYFQDCFHAMFCFSNPHIDADLESVFTEKVTESENEEICRVPDEGEIKDVVFKLHPLKAPRPDKFPCIFFRKYWDIVGDSVRLMVQQFSLTGRM; translated from the coding sequence ATGGGGCTTCCTAGAAAACTCTGCAGAACTAAGAAAGAGTTGAAGCTATGGAACCAGAACGTTTTCGACTTCTGTGATAAAAATCTGAGACACCTTCGAAACCAATTGGAGAGTGTGCAAAAGATGTCTATCACTCATTCTATGGTGGCTAAGGAAGCAGAAATCCAAATGGAAATCCTTGACATGGAGGAAAAAATGGGTAGGATTTTGCGACAAAAGTCTCGTGAGAACTGGCTTCAGTTTGGTGATGGAAATTCGAAATTCTTCCACAAGTCCACTCTGATCAGGAGAAGGCGAAACTACATTGGTGCGGTCAGGGACGGCGAGGGGCAGTGGATAAGAGGAAGGGGCGATATTGGGAAGTACTTTCAGGACTGTTTTCACGCCATGTTCTGCTTTTCGAACCCTCACATAGACGCTGATTTGGAGTCCGTTTTCACTGAGAAAGTCACAGAAAGTGAAAATGAAGAAATCTGTCGTGTCCCTGATGAAGGTGAGATCAAGGATGTGGTGTTTAAGTTGCATCCCCTCAAAGCTCCGAGACCTGACAAATTTCCATGTATTTTCTTTCGAAAGTATTGGGACATTGTAGGAGATTCGGTTCGTTTGATGGTTCAGCAATTTTCTCTAACTGGGCGAATGTAG
- the LOC133039747 gene encoding uncharacterized protein LOC133039747 — MRCLTWNCRGLRRSTAERTLWGLIYDSNAYFLFLSETKVTAEAMGTVMNRSGFMNHWCIPTNGFAEGFCIAWRIGVMCNVVDTYEIGFLVSFQANMGFPEWKMFCVYGTPYGASKRGFWSWLTEIVSECNDPWALVGDLNVTLDHTEKIGGREYDAREGEFLRNFLFKCGGIDLGSDGGIFTWQNSTLAPNRIRKRLDRFIVDGVWCIASSNSQVQNYHIIRSDHMLLFYWTIGVTL; from the coding sequence ATGAGGTGCCTAACTTGGAACTGCCGTGGATTAAGACGATCCACGGCAGAGAGGACCCTCTGGGGTCTTATCTACGATTCAAAtgcatattttctttttctttctgagACTAAAGTTACTGCGGAGGCTATGGGTACTGTGATGAATCGCTCGGGGTTCATGAATCATTGGTGCATCCCGACCAATGGCTTTGCGGAGGGATTTTGTATTGCCTGGAGAATAGGTGTGATGTGTAATGTTGTTGATACGTATGAAATTGGTTTCTTAGTGTCTTTCCAAGCTAATATGGGATTCCCGGAATGGAAAATGTTTTGTGTTTATGGCACCCCCTACGGTGCCTCTAAAAGGGGATTCTGGAGTTGGCTCACAGAGATAGTGAGTGAGTGTAATGATCCTTGGGCTCTTGTGGGTGATCTTAATGTTACTCTTGATCATACGGAAAAGATAGGAGGCAGAGAATATGATGCTAGGGAAGgggaatttttgagaaattttttgtTTAAGTGTGGTGGGATTGACCTGGGTAGTGATGGTGGCATTTTCACTTGGCAGAATTCGACGCTCGCACCTAATCGTATTCGGAAAAGACTTGATAGATTTATTGTTGATGGAGTTTGGTGCATTGCTTCCTCAAATTCCCAGGTGCAGAACTATCATATTATTCGCTCGGATCATATGCTCCTATTTTATTGGACAATTGGGGTGACACTTTGA